The genomic interval CAAACGCCATATTATCATAAACTGTCATATGAGGATATAGTGCATAGTTTTGGAAAACCATTGCGATTCCTCTATCTTTTGGAGGTAAGTCATTAACTAGCTTCTCTCCTATATAGATTTCTCCACCTGTAATTTCTTCTAAACCTGCAACCATTCTAAGAGTAGTTGATTTTGCACAACCAGATGGTCCTACAAATACCATGAACTCTCCATCTTTAATATTAAGGTCGATACCATGAACTGCCTTAAATCCATTAGGATACTGTTTTTCTACTTTTTTTAGTACTACTTCTGCCATATTAATTCTTCCTCCTTGTTTTTTACTAAATCTGAGGTTATTATATAGCATCTTTTTATTTTTTTCAACTATTTTGTTTATTTTTAACTCTTTTTTTACATTTATTCTACAATTAGTTGTTAAATTCGAATGTTGTATGTGTATAATACTTCGTTTTATTATTATAAATTTTAGCCTTTTCTGGCATAAAGTTAAAAATATCTGGATAATCTTGCATTTCAAAACATATTCCATTATGCTTTTTATCTAAGAAATTTCCTGTATAAATAACTGCTACAGGTTCACTAGATTTCACTTTAATGTTTCTTCCTGATTCCTCATCCTTTAACTCAATATCAAAATTATATTTTTTTGATAATTCAAAAGGATGATCAATTCCTCCTCCAACAATCTCTACTTGTTTATGTGGTAACTGTAAAATCTCTCCTAATTTTTGAAAGTTTTCAAAGTTAATAAAATTATCTTCTCTCTCCATTTTTAAAGGAACTGTATTTTCATCTACCCAACCATACCCCTCTGCATTAACTTTTAAAAATTGTTCTTTTATATCATATTTTGCTTCTCCACTCAAATTAAAATATGTATGGTTTGTTAAATTTATATATGTATCTCTATCACTATCTCCAAAATATTCTATTTTCAATTTGTTTTTCACTAAAGTGTATACAACTTTAAAGTCTACTTCTCCTGGAAATCCATTTTCTAAGTGAGGACTTTTATATGTTAATGTTAAAATTCCTTTATCCTCAGAAATTTTTACATCACCCTTCCACACTTTTGTATTTAAACCATTAGGACCTCCATGTAAATTGTTTCCCCCATTATTTTTGTGCAACTCATAAATTTTATTTCCTATTTTTAAAATTCCGTCTTTTGTTCTTCCAGCTACT from Cetobacterium somerae carries:
- a CDS encoding aldose epimerase family protein, encoding MKLNITEFGTTLNGEQVFLYNLKNEFVDLEIISLGGIIKSLKTSDKNGNFENIALGYKTLEEYEKNEYFYGCITGRVAGRTKDGILKIGNKIYELHKNNGGNNLHGGPNGLNTKVWKGDVKISEDKGILTLTYKSPHLENGFPGEVDFKVVYTLVKNKLKIEYFGDSDRDTYINLTNHTYFNLSGEAKYDIKEQFLKVNAEGYGWVDENTVPLKMEREDNFINFENFQKLGEILQLPHKQVEIVGGGIDHPFELSKKYNFDIELKDEESGRNIKVKSSEPVAVIYTGNFLDKKHNGICFEMQDYPDIFNFMPEKAKIYNNKTKYYTHTTFEFNN